The DNA region CTTGAGCCCGATGAGCAGAGTACTAATAGTCTTGCCGTATCCGCCCAAGGGGTTTTCCGCCTCTTCTGGTGTGAGTTCTGTGACCTCGCCCTCGTACACATCCTTGGTCTCGCGGACCTTGAGCCCGATTGCCCGCCGAAAGTTCTCCATCAAGACTTCGGTCTTCTTCACTTCGGTCGAGTAGATTTCGCTGCCGGTGATGGGGCAAAAGGGAATCTTGGTGCCGAGCTCTTGGCTgatggcgagggcgagggctgTCTTGCCTGTGCCTGGACcgccggcgaggaggacgccaCGGCCGGCCATCTTGTGCGCTCGGATGAGGTCGACGACAACGCCGCATGCCTGTATGTATGTCATGATTAATGCCCATTGCTTGAAACATCAAGTCGGAAACAGAGATAAAGTACCTCGCGCGCCGAGTTTTGTCCAACAAAGCCAGCAGCCTGCTTCTCAGCGATACCCGCCGAGTTGAGACCTAGGCCCTTGATGTGGGTGTGCGCCGCTGTGCGATGGTCGCGGCTGTTGCCGCGGACTTCGCTGATTTGAACCATATTCGATGCTGGTGTTTGTGTCTTTGTCTTTCGAAGAGATGATTTGTATCAGATGTCGCCAATTCGAAGTTGTTCGTTTCAAAAGGCGTCTGTTTGATGgtttgatggcggtggaAAGGCTGCGAACTTGGGAGAGAAAGGCGGACGCGAGCTCTGGAAGCTCTCAAATTTCCAGGAAACGCGATTGATCACTGCCAACCAAAAGCCAAACCAGGTGGTCTGTGCACTGGCGTATAAATAAATGACTGAAAGTTGAGCAAAGCATCAGCAGAGTCGGTGACTCTGTGGTTGAATTACTCTTAGGTGAGTGCATATAGTGGTTATTTTGTAGTTATTCAACATATTCGACACCATGATTCCAAGTGTTGACTTGTCTATTTGCCGTATCTCTCATGACACTTACCAGTGAATGTtttagggttagggttcccGCATCAGTACCACTACCCCCTTTTAGTCCTGACCTATGCCGCCACTTTCATATCCATCTCTCATCTACTTCTCAACCTATCCATTTCCACAGatccctcctcgtccccaGAGCTTGTGTCCTCTCCATTCAACATCGGCACCCTTTCTTCTCTACTATTGGCACCGCCTCCTTCCACATCCTGCTCCTTGGACCCCGCCCcttccaccttcttcttgcccagAGCCGCCCACATTGCCCctcccaagatcaaggcACACCCCATCACACTCCACAGCCCCATTGTATGTCCAAACACCCACCTGTCAAACCCAGCAGCAAACAGCATGTGAGTGTATACCATTGCCGTCGCCCTGTTGCTCTTTTCTCCTGCGAGCCCTGCCGTCAACAGAAACTGCAAACCGAAGCCGCATATACCCAAGATTCCCAACAGAAACCACTGATGACCTGACGACGGAAACCCAAATCTGATGGCTGGCTGTCCGATATCCAGCAGTGGGCAGACAAGTAAAGCAGTGGTGCTGACGATGGTGCTAAAAACAGAGAAATAGTTGACCGTGATTAGCGGGTGTGTCCGTTTGCCTATCCAGCGGATGGTACTGTATGCCCCCGCTGCTCCAAGGACGCCGAGTAAGGCAACCAAGATGGCGAAAAGACGTTGGGTAGGTGTTGCATTGTCTCCAGGTGGATGGTGAGAACCTTCCCCTGACGATGGCGGAGGTGAATCAGTGGAAGACGAGAAGAGTGAAGTGGGTTTAGCGATGAGGACAACTCCTCCGAGGGCTATGAACGAGGCGATCTGTTCTTTGCGAGTGAACGGGTCCTTGAGCAGCAGGTGGCATATGTAGCCTGCTACACAGGGGGCGAGGAAGGTGATGACTGTTGCCTCGGCCAGGGGAAGGTACATCATGGAATACCACATGCCATAGATACCAAACTGCGGGCTTGTTAGTATCAGAGCTCGTAGTTAAAGGGGATAATCTCCACATACGAATCCGCTGAACCCTCTAAGAAGCAACAGAGATCTGATATTCCTGGGACCCATGGGAAAATCGGGGATGTTCTTCCAGTACATGTATATGCAAGAGAGTATCGAGGTGACGCTCATCCGCACAAAGAGAATCTGGAGAGGGTGCATTCCATCTCCTTCTAACTCGAGTAGCCTTGCCGAAACGTTCATGAGAGCACCAAACAACTGTGCAAAGACCACCAATATCGGTCCCTTATTCTTCTTCCAGAATGCATGACATGACCTCGAGAAGGCACTTTGCTTTTGCTTCTCTCGAGAAAGGGTAGGGGACCTTGGCgaggctggagctggagcacGGCGTGAAGGTGAGGACGATAAGGCTCCTCGTTGCGGGTTTGGACTGACAGACCGTGATCGAAGACCTTGTATGTTTGTTGTCAAGTATGGCGATGAAGTCCTAACCTTGCCAgtggccaccacctccatggGAAGGTTGTCAATGACACCGTCATCATCCCTCTGCTCAGACTGTTTGCTAGGTACGTTTAGATAACGGGACATAATTGCGGAGAATATAAGTGTATTTGGACAAAAACCACAAGAGGATTACTCATCTTGCCCGTTAACAAGATGTagaaagaggaaaagaagttTATGGTTCAACGAGAAAAAGCCAAACCTACCTAAGCACCTCAAAAGCGGAGAGAATAGCATGCCCGGGGGCTGTTATCCCCGGACCGGGCGAAGTGCTAGGCACACCTTAAGCCTGACTGACTGCTTGGGCGACGGAACTGCGTGCGACTGTGAATGGTCAACACAAACAGACGCCATGCTGTGATCCAGGCTGGCAGGCAGTAACAGCCATCGGATACGGGAACCGTTCGTCGGATGCCAGGGGTCGACCATACTATGGCTCTACCCGCCCGATATCGCGGCGGGTGACATTGAACGTCGGTTTTTGCGTGCTTCATCTCTGCGTCATTCGAACGGTGCTAAATCCAAGGTGTTTGGTTAGGAGGGGTAGGTATGTGGGGGTCGGCGTCATATGAGTGCTTATCCACTCGAATTTTGGCTTCAAGGCCCATAAACAGTACGAAGTATCCACAGCCACTTTGACCGTCTCTGAAGAGCATCAGATTATCTTTGGAAGCCTCTTCGCTAGGCAGGTCTCTCGTCGGAGAGTTATTGTATTGGCTGGCTGAGAGTTGCAGTGTCGGTGTGGAAGAAATGAAGAAATGAAAGGAGTGATCGGCAAAGGAATTCATTGACAGGCTTGGCTCGTGCTTTCCCAGATCCCAGATCCCAGAAAGACAATGGTTACACAATCAGCAAGAACTCTCATTTATAGACGCGTCGATTGTCTGCATCACCTGTCATTTTTGTTTGGCGAAACTGCTGTTGTATCATTCTTGGAAGGCAACGCCATGGCAAACTCCAAGCACCTCCTCACTACTCATCTATCTTCATATAAGACCGACCTCCACACGCACATTCATGGCCTCCAAGAGACGCATTGGTCCCATTGTTGGTGCCTCCTCTAAATCAGTGAACCATCGCATCACCGATTTTTATGGTCCACCAGCCCGATTGAAGCGGCAAAAGACCCAAGATTATATCCTGGACTCTGCCACTGAGCCCCAGTCGACCACAATGGCATCATCCCTGGCCGAATCATCCTGGGAGGACAAGCCCTCATTGGCAGACCTCAACTTATTCTCCCAAGAGGAACAAAACTGGGAAGTGAGAGacaccaaaccaccaccccaacctcaacgtCAAAAGGTCAACACAGGAGGAGGCTTTCATCAGTCTAACAAGAAACAGCACTACACCCGAACCAGGGCATCATGTACCGCGACAGTTCACTCACTTCCTGGAAAAACTCGCTCTGAACCAAAGACTAGAAAACTTGTCCTCACCTACGAGCAGGGTGATTTGTTTGATGCCCCGCCCAACAGTGTCCTCATTCACGCCTGTAATACGATTGGCAAGTGGGGAGGCGGTATTGCTCTCGCTTTCAAGAAGTCTTACCCAGCTGCCTTTGAGATTTACAGGAAGCATTGTCAAGAGTTTACCCCGGATGAGCTCGTCGGGACGGCTCTTCTCATTACCCCTCAGTCCGACAGATATTGGCATGTCCGGGGTGATGAGGTCGAAGTTGGTAGTGTGGAGGGTGACGACGAAGCCAAAGATGCCCCTGAGGTCAAAGACGAAGATAGAGCTGAAGTTGACGAGAATGAGGTTGGCAACGCTGGGGTACAAGGCACCGATGGCAAAACAAGCAACGCCAGCAAAGAAcccccagaagaagaaaccaCCAACTGGATCCAAGTCCCAAAACGCTCCATACACCCCCAAGAACAGAGATTCAACTGGGCCAGGCAGAACGACGACGATGGTTCCAAAGGTGAATCCAACCCCCAGCGCCGGTCCCCCCACGAAAAAGACATCCACTACGTCGCCTGTCTCTTCACCAGCAAGAACGTCGGCGCCAAGCGGGACCCCCCGGATGAGATCCTCAAGCACACCGAGTCAGCCATGCTCAATTTCTTGTCCAAGCTCAACGACGTCAAGTTCAACCAGGAGGACTGCCCTTTTATTCCCCAAGTGAGGATGTGCAAGATCAACTCGGGGCTTTTTGGCGTTCCGTGGGAGCGGACGAGTGGGTTGCTGGATGGGATGCCGCTGAGCAGGTTCCAGacgtgggggaggggggatttTAAGATTGTGGTGGCTTCCAAAGACGGCGATGGTGTGGTGAACGAGGAGAacggggagaagaagatgtcCAAGGGGGAGGAATGGAGGGAATAGGCGTACAGATGAGCCTGGATAATCCAATAGATACAATGGGGTTGGTATGTTCGCAGGCTTTGAACGCAGCTTAATAGACATCTATTGACATCTGAACACACTTGAATCATATGCTCTCCTATAATCCCATTCATATCAAGGTCCTCTGACGGCTCATGTACATATGCAGCTAAAACGCCGTTGTCCACTATTACTCTGTTGATCATCCCGTAAGACAATACCCAAAACTCCATCGCTATGATATATCTTCCcgtgaaaaaaagaaagaaaaaagaacagCAAATCCCAATCTTCAAAACCTATCTCCGCCTGATGGCGCTAACAACATCAGCATCCCCCTCCAaatcatcatccaacccatcctccaagtcctcctccccaataTCCATCCTATCCACCTGCTGACTCTGCGACTGCGACCCCGACCCCTCCAGCTGGACACTCTGACTCTGACTCTGGCTCCCACTCCCCGCACTTGCCCCCCTATCCTTCCGCGGCCgtcccctcttccccttggccttctcccccccttccccaccagccttctccttctcccgatcggccttctccttctcctccctctcggcATCCTTCATCCACTGATCTTCGATATTGAAATTCTTCCTCGCGgcctcaatctccttcttcttctcaaacacctcctGGATCTTGCCCATGAACCTCGGGTTGCGGCGCATGGCGAACTCAAAGTCTTCAAACTTGACCTTTTGGCGGCCAGCGTGGTGGGCGGCGCGGGTGGCCTCGAAAGAGACGCCCTGGATGAAGTCGGTGAGGACCTCGTCGAGGAGGCGGACCGTCTcgttgagggggaggcgggCGTCGCCGTGGGAGTAGAGGAGCTGGGCGAGCTCGTTGTGGCCAAAGTTCATCTTGCCGACATTTTTGCCGGCGCGGGCGCGGGGTTCcattttggggttgttggagggggggagggagttggtcACGGCTTGCgaggatgggtgggtgggtggtgattaTTGGGAAGGTTGGAATGAGTTGTAGTTCGCGTTTGTGTTGTGAGCTTGTGACGTTGTCGATGGATGGATGTCGAACGCGCGATTGTCTTTTGGTTCAGAATATTTGTCGACAATCATTGACAAGTTTATCCTCTTCGGGCGGTCGATATCAGCGATGGGGTAATCTGAACAGCTTCGTCAAAGTTTACAgccgttgatgatgatggaagaAGGAAGCATCGTCCATCAAGGTCCCCGCAAAAAGTCGTCGTGTGGAATTCCCAAACGAACGGTTCCAGAACTTCCAGCCGCACATCCCTGCCAGGGGCTCCACCTTCGCCCTGTTTAAAAGTGGGTCCAGACAGGTGGCCCGAGCTTGTCAGGACACGACACGGGGGTCACTTTGGCTTCAATTCAGAGGTGATGACATCTTTATTTCTGGCCGGCAACTCACAGCGTACTTCACACATACCATCTCGCAACACCAAATCACCCCAATATTGTATCAAACCATAAAAATCTGAAGACAATCGATAAGAATAAAACCGACAAAATGGTATATTTCATTCTATGTCTTGTTACGACATAAGAGTAAAAGCTAATGATGGTGAACAGTCCGCCCTTTTCAACCTCCAGTCACTCCTCCTTGTAATCCTCCTCCTAATCTGGTACTTTCACCCCTCACTTTCACCGTCCTATAGGATTCTCATACTAACTCACGACAAAGCACATGCGCCCACGTCCACCAAATCTTCCCCGCCATCCTCGACAGAAACAAGACCGGCCTTATGGGTGTCTTTTGGAAGTCAGCCAGGATCGGTGAGAGACTGAGCCCGTACATGAGTTTGTGGTGTCTCTTCATGGCTGTGAGTCAAAATCGTGCTCTTTTACAGTTCTGGCGTGTGCTAATGAGGAACAGGgctccatcttcctcagcTCTTAAACTAGCTTTGATGGAAGGAAAACAGATTGCTGGTTTAGGTATATAATAATTGCCTTTGGTTTGGCGATGTCACGGCGTTGGGTTTTGGTTTCTTCTTACACAACACTTACACCAAGCAGTAATGAGACAGTGGTGGATATGCGGTGGGGAGACCGGTTGTTTGCCTTGCGCAGGCATGATAATGAGGACAAGATCATCAAAAGAGAAAACTAATTTAACATTTCTCAACAACCAATTCCCAGACTCTTTCACGTTTATGCCAGCTCTAGGATATttgtttcttgtttcttcACGAAAGTTGTGGGTTGGCTTCCTTCAATGGTATGCGTCTTAGGTGGCCTTCTGGAACTGGACAGGACATAACGACAATGTCAGATAGGAAAATGAGATGGGCCTCACCAATACCGGCCATCTAAACTCATATGATAGAAGTGGAGGGGAGTGTACATAAGCGAGGCCTCTCTACCATCTTCCCCAGACCAACGATCGCCAATCCGTTTTGCTGGCCTTTCCGAGCTTCTCAAAGCAAAAAGCCACGTATGTTGTTTGTTTCCTGTGCAGGGACAAAAATTATCTTGTTAGACAGAGCGGTCAATGCCCGTCGGCCGCTTGGCCACCTTCTCGGGATCCATCCGGAGAATTCTCCCAAAGAGTGGCGGTCAGGAATATGGCCCGTTGAGATTCTCGAAGGAAACACGGGTAGGAGACCGAGTTTGCGGCCATAGGCTTTGGGGATTTTTTTCAGATGAAAACTTGAAATCGGCGAGATGATTGGGTCGAGGGACGAGTCCGAGGTTGTGACTTGGGTCGTGGTGATGTGACGGGTGGTCGGGATGGTAGGTCCACGGTTGATAGTGAACAGTCTTGCGAGAACTCGGCACCAGGTTGGAAGGTGTGCTCGGTTCGAAGTATCATGGCAAACATTGGGGGCTGAAGACTGGGAATTGAGCAAACTGCATAAAATTGTTTCTGGACTGCAAAATTCAGGACTCATTTCTGCATGTGATTGAGCtcgtggtgctggtggttaGCATCTCCTACCACCATCAATCTGGCTTGGGTGGCCTCGACATTTGGCCTCAGCCTTGGAAAATCTCATCACATCCAGGCCTCTACACCATCATTTTGATATGACCTTTCTCCTCACCCAAAGATCCTCGCAGCGTCTTCACCCCTCTCTCCGTCCCGTCCTGCCTACCAGCAGCAACGCAATGCAGCTTGCGTAGTAGTTTGCTCCTCACCGGTAAGTCACCACCCTTTCACCGAGCAGATGTCATCATTCAACCCGCAACCCTCGATCATGTAGTCCGCGCACAAACAGTCGCTACCAACACAGCGGTAGCCCGTGAACATAGGAAACCCCGCCCCCACACCCAGAGCCATGTCGTAGCCACCCTGCAAGTACCCATCTCGATCACTTTTACCAGAGTAAGGGAACTTTGAGCTCGATATCAACTTCCTCATGCGAGCACCCAGCTtgatcaccccctccttccccgcTCTGGTAAGGTACCTAGTCAGCCTTGATAACCCCCCGGGACTATTCAGAGATATCGACTGCTAAACTGCCGTCTCCCGAAAGATAGATACAACCAACTACCTTGGCTGCAAGCTCAACTCTGAGCAGACGCAGCGGCTATATGCATCTCAGGAACAAGGAAAAGCAACACGTCCCACTAAGAAACGCCGCAGGCAATGCCAAAGCAAGTTACCTACCTATCCCGCGTCAATAATTTGTCTGGTTCTCTAAACGAGAATACCTGTAGTTGTCGCCCCAGCATTCGGGTCTACCAAAGGTGAAGAGACGTAGGTAGTGGTGTTGTCTCGTTTCAACTTCCACACCCCATGTGTTACACTAGGTAATCCCTTTCCACATACGGTTTACAGTTCGGTTGCATAACAACCTTCCCTAACATGAAACCTTGTAGTTCTGCGCGGATGATCTCCCGGCGCGTCTGACCTTGGTCTGACATGAGAACAacgaaaagaaagaataaaaGTGTCGGTGCCGTTGCGGTGTCCACCGACCCCCCCGA from Podospora pseudopauciseta strain CBS 411.78 chromosome 6, whole genome shotgun sequence includes:
- a CDS encoding hypothetical protein (EggNog:ENOG503Q3AM; COG:E; COG:G) encodes the protein MSRYLNVPSKQSEQRDDDGVIDNLPMEVVATGKVRTSSPYLTTNIQGLRSRSVSPNPQRGALSSSPSRRAPAPASPRSPTLSREKQKQSAFSRSCHAFWKKNKGPILVVFAQLFGALMNVSARLLELEGDGMHPLQILFVRMSVTSILSCIYMYWKNIPDFPMGPRNIRSLLLLRGFSGFFGIYGMWYSMMYLPLAEATVITFLAPCVAGYICHLLLKDPFTRKEQIASFIALGGVVLIAKPTSLFSSSTDSPPPSSGEGSHHPPGDNATPTQRLFAILVALLGVLGAAGAYSTIRWIGKRTHPLITVNYFSVFSTIVSTTALLVCPLLDIGQPAIRFGFPSSGHQWFLLGILGICGFGLQFLLTAGLAGEKSNRATAMVYTHMLFAAGFDRWVFGHTMGLWSVMGCALILGGAMWAALGKKKVEGAGSKEQDVEGGGANSREERVPMLNGEDTSSGDEEGSVEMDRLRSR
- the POA1 gene encoding ADP-ribose 1''-phosphate phosphatase (EggNog:ENOG503P53T; COG:J), coding for MASKRRIGPIVGASSKSVNHRITDFYGPPARLKRQKTQDYILDSATEPQSTTMASSLAESSWEDKPSLADLNLFSQEEQNWEHYTRTRASCTATVHSLPGKTRSEPKTRKLVLTYEQGDLFDAPPNSVLIHACNTIGKWGGGIALAFKKSYPAAFEIYRKHCQEFTPDELVGTALLITPQSDRYWHVRGDEVEVGSVEGDDEAKDAPEVKDEDRAEVDENEVGNAGVQGTDGKTSNASKEPPEEETTNWIQVPKRSIHPQEQRFNWARQNDDDGSKGESNPQRRSPHEKDIHYVACLFTSKNVGAKRDPPDEILKHTESAMLNFLSKLNDVKFNQEDCPFIPQVRMCKINSGLFGVPWERTSGLLDGMPLSRFQTWGRGDFKIVVASKDGDGVVNEENGEKKMSKGEEWRE
- a CDS encoding hypothetical protein (COG:K; EggNog:ENOG503P6HQ); the encoded protein is MEPRARAGKNVGKMNFGHNELAQLLYSHGDARLPLNETVRLLDEVLTDFIQGVSFEATRAAHHAGRQKVKFEDFEFAMRRNPRFMGKIQEVFEKKKEIEAARKNFNIEDQWMKDAEREEKEKADREKEKAGGEGGEKAKGKRGRPRKDRGASAGSGSQSQSQSVQLEGSGSQSQSQQVDRMDIGEEDLEDGLDDDLEGDADVVSAIRRR
- a CDS encoding hypothetical protein (COG:S; EggNog:ENOG503P75A); translated protein: MSALFNLQSLLLVILLLICTCAHVHQIFPAILDRNKTGLMGVFWKSARIGERLSPYMSLWCLFMAGSIFLSS